The following are from one region of the Achromobacter xylosoxidans genome:
- a CDS encoding class I SAM-dependent methyltransferase produces MERLSFDQSSRYDGLEAAIHIARYSFARPYCLSKRVLDIACGEGYGSHLLARWGAAEVVGVDVSAEALQAANAHFSGEHVRFVQSEGETLLDKFEPESFDLIVSFETIEHVSDPIKFLSNLKRLVKPEGFIAISCPNDWWYFPTDEEKNPYHLRKYHFDEFKSQTEGVLGEARGWFLGGPATGFLNVGYERYPSDEEKGGQLQMLKAVPMTAGFMVPADRNAGPQPANASYFLGLWGEGELAEGGVSAGAAILPLSMDSFRTGIFQGHMPSVKEALAAQEAKHRIEKADLDSGLRAAELRVEAMGVEFQFMREQLGERVHHLTLLEQNHSELERVHSELVQKHAALEQHNGERIDWEHKLRAASLRVEALGLELQLTREQLGDRVHRLTVAEQNYSALEQTSATIQHSHEILQQSHAILTQRNSELEWAAARYARISSAIPSWLRKIMVFLYRHLWKSGRGN; encoded by the coding sequence ATGGAACGATTGAGCTTTGATCAGAGTTCACGATATGACGGGCTGGAAGCCGCCATTCATATCGCTAGGTACTCCTTTGCCCGGCCTTATTGCTTGAGCAAACGCGTGCTGGACATTGCATGCGGCGAGGGGTACGGATCCCATTTGCTGGCGCGTTGGGGCGCGGCCGAGGTGGTGGGGGTAGACGTTTCGGCTGAAGCGTTGCAAGCGGCAAATGCTCATTTCAGCGGTGAGCATGTCCGCTTCGTGCAGAGCGAGGGCGAGACCCTGCTGGATAAGTTCGAACCGGAGAGCTTCGATCTTATCGTGTCGTTCGAGACGATTGAGCATGTTAGCGATCCCATTAAGTTCCTGAGCAACCTTAAACGCCTGGTGAAACCCGAGGGATTCATTGCTATCAGTTGTCCCAATGACTGGTGGTATTTTCCGACTGACGAAGAGAAAAATCCATACCACCTGCGGAAATATCATTTTGACGAGTTCAAGTCGCAGACCGAAGGCGTGCTCGGTGAGGCCCGGGGGTGGTTTCTGGGAGGGCCGGCGACAGGTTTCCTGAATGTGGGTTACGAGCGTTATCCGTCGGACGAGGAGAAAGGTGGGCAGCTGCAAATGCTCAAAGCGGTTCCCATGACGGCGGGCTTTATGGTGCCGGCTGACCGCAATGCGGGTCCGCAACCCGCCAACGCCAGTTATTTCCTGGGGCTTTGGGGGGAGGGGGAGCTTGCCGAAGGAGGCGTCAGCGCTGGCGCGGCTATTCTGCCGCTATCCATGGATTCGTTTCGTACCGGCATCTTCCAGGGCCATATGCCTTCAGTGAAAGAGGCGCTGGCTGCGCAGGAGGCCAAGCATCGGATCGAAAAGGCCGATTTGGACAGTGGATTGCGGGCAGCGGAACTGCGCGTGGAAGCCATGGGCGTCGAGTTCCAGTTCATGCGCGAGCAGCTCGGGGAGCGTGTCCACCACCTGACATTGCTGGAGCAGAACCACTCCGAACTTGAGCGGGTCCACTCTGAGTTGGTACAGAAGCACGCGGCACTCGAACAGCACAATGGCGAACGCATCGACTGGGAGCACAAATTGCGTGCCGCTTCATTGCGTGTGGAAGCGTTGGGCTTGGAGCTGCAACTAACCCGCGAACAACTTGGCGACCGCGTTCACCGATTGACAGTGGCGGAACAGAATTATTCTGCGCTTGAGCAGACGAGCGCAACAATTCAACATAGTCACGAAATACTTCAACAATCACATGCCATACTGACTCAACGCAACAGTGAATTGGAATGGGCTGCTGCGCGATACGCAAGAATCAGTTCTGCAATTCCGTCATGGTTACGTAAAATAATGGTTTTCTTATACCGTCATCTCTGGAAGAGTGGTCGTGGCAATTGA
- a CDS encoding GtrA family protein gives MLIKFGMISGIGWLIDFSIFTFLCNVGMIPGYANGIAATVAVTFVYFSSLRPIFKYRGSYVFRKLLTYWTYQVVAVAAASLAVNLISSLEVHPVIAKIIVTPFTFVANYLFMRWLAGVAVPRPSI, from the coding sequence GTGCTCATTAAATTTGGCATGATATCCGGCATAGGCTGGTTGATCGATTTTTCTATTTTTACCTTCTTATGCAATGTTGGGATGATTCCAGGCTACGCGAATGGAATCGCTGCGACAGTTGCGGTCACATTTGTTTATTTTTCTTCGCTGCGTCCGATATTTAAATACCGCGGAAGTTATGTTTTCCGAAAACTACTAACTTATTGGACGTATCAGGTCGTCGCTGTTGCCGCGGCGTCGTTGGCAGTAAATTTGATATCCAGTCTAGAAGTTCATCCTGTTATAGCGAAAATAATCGTCACTCCATTTACCTTTGTGGCGAATTACTTATTTATGCGCTGGCTGGCGGGTGTGGCCGTACCCCGTCCATCTATATGA
- a CDS encoding glycosyltransferase, translating into MDLKVISMFAGFGAGEASLLVDRAGPVVVRERPDAVLKFAEEHKLASIQLCGAFAAMPEDARMRVFCHAEATGPGLWSVTGGLDSWQGQAEAFVRANAGQGSWAISAGFLADLADPRPFLLAIKRFCLETGRPVLFLHGADEGRFRKWTSAQFGAFLDAGGFAASSENRQGTTTARVAVLSETGYRDHLTGLGFSAGLACSDLLLVTTEDASIRPTGGIGTYTSNIKAIDPKVSVLFCDIDLPVATAKDGRTFLPRMFGEQGSKECFFDGLGLLESLYCVLFLLPDLVVVEIQDYKSIGFRIVQAKRTGCLPAWLNVRIFMHGSIDYVKYGAQDEGAMNYTPYEAAQAIRDAYLFKHADECYAPSSYLGKQLLQQEFGYEPANLSITRLPFDLDLVRDTGTISYKKIKRIVFVGKYNQLKGWPDFVKAIEALGETGRLKDIEEIVSLGPLAPSKEDRVRLAKYASYKDMHLTHAQLIEFTQEHAADSLFVVPSRGENYPFVILEQLLMGTLLVAYNTGGAIEVVDDPEHVARFFSAPDAIALQRKMDEVLTVEPAGYEAALNHSRQRIRQRQRDINAWWSRKDRPTSVPAWPVLDTEAACDLSIVVPVYNTDFALLGELLQSICASRLLPKEVIIVDDGSREDYAAQLQAHAVRALGDRVPLRVHRQQNRGLAGARNAGLALSGSELTFFIDSDDVLLRNTLERAVMAMRADPSLLAATGFAIHFTDIDDLRNGAQALREGWFWKALGVPEARALALLENQYITSNVMVRTQPLRDFGGWDESDRSVWEDWAFYSRLAWSGKRFSLIPSAGYLYRNTPSSMSKTYNRYFGRRRLVRNTSGLTRLDANVLYSLVNSSDVGGTQLAGPSLSEKEVELVNFVRRMVQRPRLRRMMIAMYRFYSRVRRLI; encoded by the coding sequence ATGGACCTGAAGGTCATATCGATGTTTGCCGGTTTCGGCGCGGGAGAGGCCTCCCTGTTGGTTGACAGGGCAGGCCCCGTTGTCGTTCGCGAACGGCCGGATGCGGTCCTGAAGTTCGCGGAGGAGCACAAGCTTGCGAGCATCCAGTTGTGCGGAGCATTTGCGGCAATGCCCGAGGATGCCCGCATGCGGGTGTTTTGCCACGCCGAGGCGACGGGGCCGGGTCTATGGTCGGTTACCGGTGGTCTCGACTCATGGCAAGGTCAGGCAGAGGCTTTCGTGCGCGCTAATGCCGGTCAAGGATCCTGGGCGATCAGCGCGGGTTTTCTGGCCGATCTGGCCGACCCTCGACCGTTCCTGTTGGCGATTAAGCGGTTCTGCCTCGAAACAGGTAGGCCGGTGTTGTTCCTGCATGGCGCAGACGAGGGCAGATTCCGCAAATGGACTTCGGCTCAGTTCGGTGCGTTTCTGGATGCTGGCGGTTTTGCAGCCAGCAGTGAAAACAGGCAGGGGACGACAACGGCGCGCGTCGCCGTGCTGTCCGAGACCGGCTACCGGGATCATTTGACTGGTTTGGGTTTTTCAGCGGGCCTTGCCTGTTCGGATCTTCTGCTGGTCACGACAGAGGACGCGTCGATCCGTCCGACGGGAGGAATCGGCACCTACACGAGCAACATCAAGGCGATCGACCCTAAGGTTTCCGTGCTGTTCTGCGACATCGATCTGCCGGTTGCGACAGCCAAGGACGGGCGTACATTTTTGCCGCGGATGTTCGGCGAGCAAGGCAGCAAAGAGTGCTTCTTTGACGGGCTCGGCTTGCTCGAATCGCTATATTGCGTTTTGTTTCTGCTGCCGGATTTGGTTGTCGTGGAGATCCAGGACTACAAGTCCATCGGGTTCCGCATTGTGCAGGCCAAACGGACCGGCTGCCTACCCGCGTGGTTGAACGTGCGCATTTTCATGCACGGTTCGATCGACTATGTGAAGTACGGCGCCCAGGACGAGGGCGCCATGAATTACACGCCGTATGAAGCGGCGCAGGCAATCCGAGACGCCTACCTGTTCAAGCACGCCGACGAATGCTATGCACCGTCGTCGTATCTTGGAAAGCAGTTGTTGCAGCAGGAGTTCGGCTACGAACCGGCCAATCTGAGCATTACGCGGCTACCCTTTGACCTCGATCTGGTGCGGGACACCGGTACGATTTCGTACAAAAAGATCAAACGTATTGTTTTCGTCGGCAAATATAACCAGCTCAAGGGTTGGCCGGATTTCGTCAAGGCGATTGAAGCGTTGGGCGAAACCGGGCGGCTGAAAGATATCGAGGAGATTGTATCGCTCGGGCCGCTGGCTCCGTCGAAAGAAGACAGGGTCCGTCTTGCGAAGTACGCAAGCTACAAGGACATGCACCTGACTCATGCGCAGCTCATCGAGTTTACGCAGGAGCACGCGGCTGACAGCCTCTTCGTGGTGCCGTCGCGCGGCGAAAATTATCCCTTCGTGATTCTTGAACAGTTGTTGATGGGTACTTTGCTGGTGGCGTACAACACCGGCGGGGCCATTGAGGTCGTCGACGATCCGGAGCACGTCGCGCGTTTTTTTTCCGCGCCCGACGCGATTGCGCTGCAGCGCAAGATGGACGAAGTGTTGACTGTCGAGCCTGCCGGCTACGAAGCGGCTCTGAACCACTCGCGCCAGCGCATCCGTCAGCGACAGCGCGACATCAACGCTTGGTGGTCTCGCAAGGACCGGCCGACGTCCGTCCCCGCGTGGCCAGTACTGGATACGGAAGCCGCGTGCGATCTGAGTATCGTCGTGCCTGTCTACAACACGGATTTCGCGTTGCTCGGAGAACTGCTGCAGTCCATCTGCGCGTCTCGCCTGTTGCCGAAAGAAGTGATCATCGTGGATGACGGTTCACGCGAGGATTACGCTGCGCAATTGCAGGCACATGCGGTGCGGGCTCTCGGAGACCGCGTGCCGCTGCGTGTGCATCGTCAGCAGAATCGCGGCTTGGCAGGGGCGCGCAATGCGGGGCTCGCGCTGTCGGGAAGCGAGCTCACCTTCTTTATCGACAGTGACGACGTCTTGTTGCGTAATACGCTGGAAAGGGCTGTTATGGCCATGCGCGCGGATCCGTCGCTGCTGGCTGCGACCGGCTTTGCGATCCATTTCACCGATATCGATGACCTGCGGAACGGCGCTCAAGCCTTGCGCGAAGGCTGGTTTTGGAAGGCGCTGGGCGTGCCTGAAGCGCGCGCGCTCGCGTTGCTGGAAAACCAGTACATCACCTCCAATGTGATGGTGCGCACGCAGCCGTTGAGGGACTTTGGCGGATGGGATGAGTCGGATCGGTCGGTCTGGGAAGATTGGGCTTTCTACTCGCGCCTTGCCTGGAGCGGAAAACGCTTCTCGCTGATTCCGAGTGCTGGCTATCTTTATCGCAACACGCCTTCCAGCATGTCGAAGACTTACAACCGCTACTTCGGCCGCCGTCGGTTGGTGCGCAATACCTCGGGCCTGACCCGTCTGGATGCGAATGTGTTGTACAGCCTGGTTAATTCCTCCGACGTGGGTGGCACGCAACTGGCAGGTCCCAGTCTGTCGGAGAAGGAGGTCGAGCTGGTCAATTTTGTGCGACGCATGGTGCAGCGTCCGCGGCTGCGGCGCATGATGATCGCCATGTACCGGTTCTACAGCAGGGTGCGGAGACTAATCTGA
- a CDS encoding glycosyltransferase family 4 protein, which yields MHTICFVTYELYPVTRGGCGALLHNLATQLLAAGDRVVFLLDVAEDIFERFEKVERLKLPNPHNCVAYRAQSLVGGEAMDPVGFTSWYDWRAYVLHQAALRVHALETPELIEFFDYYGTAFYALNEKIALEAYKGTRMAVRFHATIEAMDTVDLTNSLHPDLYALYSLERASLALADTVIVPSNSFYERSLKPLYPRTQGRQAVAVPPLRKTLAPVQVEPQAEGVLFYGRLFAIKGVDLLVDAAISWLRKRPELPAEFYFLGGDSNQPPDGAYPYVDYLTRRIPTDLRARFHFLGHMQHAEVEQLLKKVRFAVFPNRYESFCYAAHELYAAGVPLVVSDIPGFADFFKNERNCLSFDAGSSDALLSCMDRMWDDEALRATLAYPYPVVTDEVASVYHDMPAAIEDVSASTTTVRTLALVVADSFEASRHARETLSQAGCEVAVLLRVAASSDEASALLFGSNVHCVDASGRALDLQSVRALDALLVLRATDRVDPRFLTVAARVLAARPDLPYVSCWRYQGASLHAYALPLFLDVAPTSGRSPFTRSVMRTEAGRLLLDLFDAGVGEYAELKYLWDLTSDGAPGLVIPRPWIRMEDETPSYPGPKQFSYLLNGNRDFVRKERIAQYAVAKWNASTGQDAQVRKSLDEIGGLPASVITALARLGSFVTRNYRRARSIRGRAARRLKALRPQSSSRAN from the coding sequence ATGCATACCATTTGTTTCGTTACCTACGAGCTGTACCCCGTGACCCGCGGCGGTTGCGGTGCGCTATTGCACAATCTGGCGACGCAATTACTCGCGGCGGGCGACCGTGTGGTGTTCCTGCTTGATGTTGCCGAAGACATATTTGAACGGTTCGAAAAGGTTGAACGCCTCAAGCTCCCGAATCCGCACAATTGCGTGGCGTATCGTGCTCAGTCGCTGGTGGGCGGCGAGGCCATGGACCCGGTGGGATTTACTTCCTGGTACGACTGGCGGGCGTATGTGCTGCATCAGGCAGCTCTGCGCGTGCATGCGCTGGAAACGCCCGAGCTGATTGAGTTCTTCGACTATTACGGCACCGCATTCTATGCTCTGAACGAGAAAATTGCTTTAGAGGCTTACAAAGGGACGCGGATGGCGGTGCGATTCCATGCCACGATTGAGGCAATGGATACCGTCGATTTGACGAATTCGCTGCATCCCGATTTGTACGCGCTTTATTCGTTGGAGCGGGCTTCGCTGGCCTTGGCCGATACGGTTATCGTGCCGTCCAACTCTTTTTACGAGCGGTCGCTCAAGCCTCTATACCCGCGTACGCAGGGTCGCCAAGCTGTCGCAGTGCCGCCGTTGCGCAAGACGCTTGCACCTGTGCAGGTCGAGCCACAGGCCGAAGGAGTGCTGTTTTACGGGCGCTTGTTCGCGATAAAGGGTGTGGACCTGTTGGTGGATGCCGCCATCTCGTGGCTGCGCAAACGGCCGGAGCTACCGGCAGAATTTTATTTTCTGGGCGGCGACTCGAATCAACCGCCGGATGGTGCGTATCCGTATGTCGATTATCTGACCCGTCGGATTCCGACGGACCTGCGCGCGCGATTTCACTTTCTGGGCCATATGCAACATGCGGAGGTGGAGCAGTTGTTGAAGAAGGTCCGGTTCGCCGTTTTTCCCAATCGCTACGAGTCATTCTGCTACGCGGCGCATGAGCTTTATGCGGCTGGCGTGCCGCTGGTTGTTTCCGATATTCCAGGCTTTGCGGACTTTTTTAAGAATGAGCGCAACTGCCTTTCGTTCGACGCCGGCTCTTCGGATGCGTTGTTGTCTTGCATGGATCGGATGTGGGACGACGAGGCGCTAAGGGCTACGCTGGCCTATCCCTATCCCGTCGTAACGGACGAAGTGGCTAGCGTTTACCACGACATGCCCGCCGCGATCGAAGACGTATCCGCATCGACTACGACCGTCCGGACCCTGGCGCTGGTCGTGGCAGACAGTTTCGAGGCATCCCGGCATGCACGTGAAACTCTGTCGCAGGCGGGTTGTGAAGTCGCTGTGCTGCTGCGCGTCGCCGCAAGTTCGGATGAGGCGTCGGCGCTGCTTTTTGGCAGCAATGTGCATTGTGTCGATGCGTCGGGACGTGCGCTGGACCTGCAATCCGTGAGGGCCTTGGATGCGTTGCTCGTATTGCGCGCAACGGATCGCGTGGATCCGCGGTTTTTGACGGTCGCGGCGCGCGTATTGGCGGCTCGGCCGGACCTCCCCTATGTAAGCTGTTGGCGTTACCAAGGAGCCAGCCTTCACGCTTATGCATTGCCCCTGTTCCTTGATGTTGCTCCCACCTCGGGGCGCAGCCCCTTTACGCGTAGTGTGATGCGAACGGAAGCTGGACGGCTGTTACTCGATCTATTTGATGCAGGCGTCGGCGAGTATGCAGAATTGAAGTACCTGTGGGATTTGACGAGCGACGGGGCGCCGGGCTTGGTAATCCCACGGCCGTGGATCCGCATGGAGGATGAAACGCCCTCTTATCCAGGTCCAAAACAGTTTTCCTATTTGCTGAATGGCAATCGCGATTTCGTGCGCAAGGAGCGCATCGCGCAGTACGCGGTGGCCAAGTGGAATGCGTCGACCGGCCAGGACGCGCAAGTAAGAAAATCACTTGATGAGATCGGCGGCTTGCCAGCCTCGGTCATTACCGCCCTGGCCCGCCTGGGGAGTTTCGTAACCAGAAACTATCGGCGTGCCAGGTCCATACGGGGACGAGCGGCGCGGCGGCTGAAAGCGTTGCGGCCGCAGTCGAGCAGTCGAGCAAACTGA
- a CDS encoding glycosyltransferase encodes MAIENLLVPGLRSYSYVSDDRHRVLHQQPGSLANIGPNGVNLTISCLSLNRAALTEKLLRSVAQHIPKFAGEFLIIDNGSGQETVDQLHAIREEMPFRTRIVRLDKNYGVAGGRNRTMPEVCTEWVLCLDNDIFLTMDILPRIQEDIATLGCHFLNVPLLNPDGQTVFAAGGHLYVCTEPAGLHLGAGSACRQAVLDANALEPFLSTFLLGGACVLKKSTFGRLGGYDENMFVGFEDIDFSIRLFQEGYKVGTTSVLGLIHDHPPPVSDSDRDYERERFSRNVIYQSARYMERKHGFDIWGDGLEHWLALRHETLGLSEPSQESVVATEPPSSAVRPKIALVIDVEGWAFSNIARQLQRHLGDRFDFKVISSQDLPEVGHIFMAAAECHLVHFFWREYLRLVDHEWTHGCIQRTGISFADFERRFIKNKPVTTSVYDHLHLDSGEIVERIPFFRDRATGYTVASERLAGIYGTIPGMPAPACVAQDGVDLELFEPRSPAYYQNMGDRPIVVGWAGNSKWASELPDVKGFHSILLPAIELLREQGVPIETRFADRQTGFIAHADMPGYYHSIDLYVCPSAIEGTPNPVLEAMACGVAVVSTDVGIVPEVMGPEQKAFIVSERTPEAIAAAIRKFHEDRSLFAKLAAENLESIKPWSWKIRAEAFARFFQNTLDGFQRHRV; translated from the coding sequence GTGGCAATTGAGAACCTGCTGGTGCCCGGGTTGAGGTCCTATTCGTATGTTTCTGACGACAGACATCGAGTACTGCATCAACAGCCGGGTAGCTTGGCAAACATTGGTCCAAATGGCGTTAACCTCACCATCAGCTGCCTTTCGCTTAACCGAGCCGCACTGACCGAGAAGCTTCTTCGTTCAGTCGCGCAGCACATTCCGAAATTTGCTGGCGAATTCCTGATCATTGATAACGGTTCCGGCCAGGAAACCGTGGATCAATTACACGCGATCCGCGAGGAAATGCCGTTCCGTACCCGCATCGTGCGGTTGGACAAGAACTACGGCGTGGCGGGGGGGCGCAATCGGACCATGCCCGAGGTGTGCACGGAATGGGTATTGTGTCTGGATAATGACATTTTTCTCACGATGGATATCCTGCCCAGGATCCAGGAAGATATTGCCACGCTGGGTTGCCATTTCCTGAATGTGCCCTTGCTTAATCCCGACGGTCAGACGGTTTTTGCCGCGGGCGGACACCTGTATGTATGCACTGAGCCGGCGGGCTTGCACCTGGGCGCAGGCAGCGCCTGCAGGCAGGCGGTGCTGGACGCGAACGCACTCGAACCGTTTCTGTCGACGTTCCTGTTGGGCGGCGCTTGTGTGCTCAAGAAGTCGACGTTTGGACGCTTGGGCGGTTACGACGAGAACATGTTCGTGGGATTCGAGGATATCGATTTCTCCATTCGCTTGTTCCAGGAAGGCTACAAGGTCGGTACGACTTCCGTGCTGGGCCTGATTCACGATCATCCCCCACCAGTTTCCGACAGCGACCGAGACTATGAGCGGGAGCGTTTCTCGCGCAACGTCATCTACCAATCGGCGCGCTATATGGAACGCAAGCACGGTTTCGATATCTGGGGCGACGGGCTGGAGCATTGGCTGGCGTTGCGTCACGAAACTCTGGGTCTAAGCGAGCCATCCCAGGAATCGGTTGTTGCGACCGAGCCGCCATCGTCGGCGGTCCGGCCAAAGATTGCATTGGTCATCGATGTCGAGGGATGGGCGTTTTCCAATATCGCGCGCCAACTGCAGCGCCATCTGGGAGATCGATTCGACTTCAAAGTGATCTCCTCGCAGGATCTGCCGGAGGTGGGGCACATATTCATGGCCGCCGCGGAGTGTCATCTGGTGCATTTCTTCTGGCGCGAGTATCTGCGCCTCGTCGATCATGAATGGACGCATGGCTGCATTCAACGGACTGGCATCAGTTTTGCAGACTTCGAGCGGCGGTTCATCAAGAACAAGCCGGTGACCACCTCGGTCTACGATCATTTGCATCTGGATAGCGGTGAAATCGTCGAACGCATTCCCTTTTTCCGGGATCGAGCGACGGGCTATACGGTGGCGTCGGAGCGGCTCGCCGGCATATACGGCACGATACCGGGTATGCCGGCGCCGGCGTGCGTGGCGCAGGATGGCGTCGATTTGGAGCTTTTTGAGCCGCGCAGTCCCGCGTACTACCAGAATATGGGTGACCGGCCGATCGTTGTAGGTTGGGCGGGGAATAGCAAGTGGGCTTCGGAGCTGCCCGATGTGAAGGGGTTTCACTCTATCCTGTTGCCGGCGATCGAGTTGCTGCGCGAACAGGGTGTGCCGATCGAAACACGGTTCGCGGATCGGCAAACGGGTTTCATTGCCCATGCCGACATGCCTGGGTATTACCATTCCATCGATCTTTACGTGTGTCCGTCGGCAATAGAAGGAACGCCCAACCCTGTGCTCGAGGCCATGGCTTGCGGCGTAGCTGTCGTCTCGACGGACGTCGGCATCGTGCCGGAAGTGATGGGGCCGGAACAGAAGGCGTTCATTGTCTCGGAGCGGACGCCCGAAGCCATCGCTGCCGCCATTCGCAAGTTCCATGAAGACCGTTCATTGTTCGCCAAGCTGGCTGCAGAGAATCTGGAATCCATCAAGCCTTGGAGCTGGAAAATTCGAGCCGAAGCATTTGCGCGGTTCTTCCAGAATACGTTGGACGGATTTCAGAGGCATCGCGTCTAG
- a CDS encoding ABC transporter ATP-binding protein has product MSSDNTSIHVENLGKCYSIYAKPQDRLKQALFARGANLFGREPKSYSEDFWALSGVSFDVKKGETVGIVGRNGSGKSTLLQMICGTVTPTTGSVRTHGRVAALLELGAGFNPEFTGRENVYLNASLLGLTHEQINDRFDQIAAFADIGEFIESPVKKYSSGMFARLAFSVAVHTEPEILIVDEILAVGDAAFQRRCLKKFYDIRDAGCTILFVSHDQYQVKSICNRALYLNQGRQIEFGQAGRVIDRYTIDMQAALREFEERETAAGHGHTAAMPKELDVLDTSSPEDAPDAGVGADDEAVVAAEVQEAVMQEPAVQAAPNPAPTREPEKLFVIDDVWLTREGSDERIAEIETGQDLRLNVAFHALSSHVPKKISFVFNLYRHDGLYICGTTTLMEGMLPHDGCASGTYSVKFPAFPLLGGSYKWRVAINDEGGFVVHADATNVCAFQVVDNFEAVGIVSLPREWEFKLEAAR; this is encoded by the coding sequence ATGTCCTCTGATAACACCTCGATTCATGTAGAGAACCTGGGCAAATGCTATTCAATCTACGCGAAGCCTCAGGACAGGTTGAAGCAGGCGCTGTTCGCGCGCGGCGCAAATCTGTTCGGGCGTGAACCCAAGAGCTATTCCGAAGACTTCTGGGCTCTTTCGGGCGTGTCCTTTGATGTGAAGAAGGGCGAAACCGTAGGTATTGTCGGTCGTAACGGATCGGGGAAGTCGACCTTGCTGCAGATGATCTGCGGCACGGTCACGCCTACCACGGGATCCGTAAGAACCCATGGGCGAGTGGCGGCGCTGCTGGAGCTGGGCGCCGGGTTCAATCCGGAGTTCACCGGGCGGGAGAATGTCTATCTCAATGCCTCCCTGCTTGGACTGACGCATGAGCAGATCAATGACCGCTTCGATCAGATCGCTGCATTCGCGGATATCGGCGAGTTCATAGAGAGCCCGGTCAAGAAGTATTCCAGCGGCATGTTCGCGCGCTTGGCATTTTCGGTGGCAGTGCATACGGAGCCGGAAATCCTGATCGTCGATGAGATCCTGGCTGTGGGAGATGCGGCATTTCAGCGCCGATGCCTGAAGAAGTTCTACGACATCCGGGATGCCGGCTGCACGATCCTATTCGTATCGCATGACCAATATCAGGTGAAGTCGATCTGCAACCGTGCCCTCTATCTGAACCAGGGCCGCCAGATCGAATTTGGGCAAGCTGGCCGCGTCATCGACCGCTATACCATCGACATGCAGGCCGCTTTGCGCGAGTTCGAAGAGCGCGAGACTGCGGCAGGTCATGGCCACACCGCCGCGATGCCGAAGGAGCTGGATGTGCTGGATACGTCTTCTCCCGAGGACGCGCCCGACGCAGGCGTGGGGGCGGACGACGAGGCGGTTGTCGCGGCTGAGGTTCAAGAAGCCGTGATGCAGGAGCCCGCCGTGCAAGCTGCGCCCAACCCTGCACCGACGCGCGAACCCGAAAAGCTCTTCGTGATCGACGATGTCTGGCTCACGCGCGAAGGCAGCGATGAGCGCATCGCGGAAATTGAAACAGGGCAGGATTTACGGCTGAACGTAGCATTTCATGCGCTGAGCAGCCATGTGCCAAAAAAAATCAGTTTTGTGTTCAATCTTTATCGTCACGATGGACTTTATATCTGCGGCACCACGACGTTGATGGAAGGCATGCTCCCGCATGATGGGTGTGCAAGCGGAACCTATTCTGTGAAATTTCCCGCTTTTCCGCTTTTAGGTGGAAGCTACAAGTGGCGGGTGGCAATCAATGACGAGGGCGGATTCGTGGTGCACGCCGATGCGACCAATGTGTGCGCGTTTCAGGTTGTGGACAATTTTGAGGCGGTGGGCATAGTGTCGTTGCCGCGCGAGTGGGAATTCAAGCTCGAAGCAGCGCGATGA
- a CDS encoding ABC transporter permease: MEVLQLLRGMLTRHRQLILQMIKREVLGRYRGSVLGLAWSFFNPLLLLLVYTFVFSVVFKAKWAGAGASMTQSHGDFAVILFAGLIVNNLFAECLNRAPSMVLSNVTYVKKVVFPLETLVVIGFGSAVFHLLVSFVVLVIAQLIFLGHIPWTAVYFPMVLVPLALFTLGISWFLAGLGVYIRDTAQAVSLLTIVLTFVSPIFYPLSAIPERMQGYVKLNPMTFVVEETRNVLIFGKTMDWLSWGIYTLVGTVIFFLGLAWFQKVRRGFADVL, translated from the coding sequence ATGGAAGTGCTCCAGCTGCTGCGAGGCATGCTGACCCGCCATCGGCAATTGATATTGCAGATGATAAAGCGCGAAGTGCTGGGCCGTTATCGTGGGTCAGTGCTTGGCTTGGCCTGGTCTTTCTTCAACCCGTTGCTGTTGCTGCTGGTCTACACCTTCGTTTTTTCGGTGGTGTTCAAGGCCAAGTGGGCTGGGGCGGGAGCGTCCATGACACAATCCCATGGTGACTTCGCGGTAATTCTATTCGCCGGGCTGATCGTGAACAACCTGTTCGCCGAATGCCTGAACCGAGCCCCTTCCATGGTGTTGTCCAACGTCACTTATGTGAAAAAGGTCGTATTTCCGCTGGAGACTTTGGTTGTCATCGGCTTCGGCTCCGCGGTGTTTCACCTTTTGGTGAGTTTCGTCGTGTTGGTCATCGCCCAACTCATTTTTCTAGGGCACATTCCCTGGACCGCAGTGTATTTCCCGATGGTCCTCGTCCCTCTGGCCTTGTTCACTCTCGGGATTTCGTGGTTCCTGGCAGGGCTCGGCGTATACATCCGCGATACTGCGCAAGCGGTGTCGCTGCTGACGATCGTGCTGACGTTCGTCTCGCCTATTTTCTATCCCTTGTCCGCTATTCCCGAGCGGATGCAGGGGTACGTCAAGCTCAATCCGATGACCTTCGTTGTGGAAGAGACCCGCAATGTGCTGATCTTCGGCAAGACGATGGATTGGCTCTCCTGGGGGATTTACACGCTGGTGGGGACCGTCATATTTTTTCTAGGCCTGGCTTGGTTCCAGAAGGTCCGTAGGGGGTTTGCTGATGTCCTCTGA